A stretch of DNA from Paracoccus methylovorus:
ACGCACGACCGAAAGATTATCGGCTTTTTCCAGTACAGCGTAATCGACAGAAAGATCGGGCAGCCGGTCCCATGGTTCGGGTGCCAGACGAAGGAAACCCAGATCGGTATGCGCCTCGGTCAGTGCGGCCTGCACCGGTTCCAGGTATTCGGGCGCATGGGTGCGAAAGGCCTCGATCATCGTGCGCGCGGCGAACAGGAAAATGCCGGCGTTCCACAGGAAATTGCCCTGCGCGATCATCCGCGCCGCATTCTCGGCATCGGGCTTTTCGACAAACCGCTTCAACACCAAGGGGCCGGCGCCATTTCCTTCGGCCTCCATATAGCCATAGCCGGTTTCGGGGCGGGTTGGGGTGATGCCGAAGGTGACGATGCGACCGGCCTCTGCGGCGGGCAGACCCAGTTCGACGGCACGGCCGAAAGCCTCGGCATCGGGCACCACGTGATCCGAGGGGGCGACCAGCAATACCGCCTCGGGGTCTTTTTCGGCGGCGGCGAGTGCGGCGGCCAGAATTGCCGGGGCGGTGTTGCGGCCGGCCGGCTCGATCATGATGGCTGCCGGAGCGATGCCGATCTGGTCCAGTTGTTCGGCAACGATAAAGCGGAAATCGGCATTGGTCATCACCAGCGGCGCACCATAGCGCGCCCCCGAAAGGCGACGCGCGGAGGCCTGAAACAGGCTTTCCTCGCCGACCAGCGGCGCGAATTGCTTGGGAAAACTCTTGCGCGAGACGGGCCAGAGCCGGGTGCCCGACCCTCCGGCAAGCAAAACAGGGGTGATCGTCATGAAAATCGCTCCATCGGCACCGGGCCGCTAACATCAATTCCCGTTATCCGCCGGGCGCCTTGCCTGCGCAAGCTGCGCAAAACGTCAGGATCGCCGGTGCTTATGCCAGATAACATGCAGCGTGCCGCCCGACAAACCGGTGCGTCAATAGCCGTGTATCCGGTCCACCAAGTGCAAAAGCGGCTCACCCCGCATCGCGCGGCGCAGGTTTTCGGCCACCACTGGTGCGGCGCTGGCCGGGCGCGTATCAGCGGCGACATGCGGCGTCACGGTGACGCGCGCATGCGCCCAGAAAGGATGGTCGGGCGCAAGCGGCTCGCTGCGAAACACGTCCAGCACCGCATGCCCCGGCCGGCCAAGGTCCAGCGCCTTCAGCAGGGCCGTTTCGTCTATCAGCGTGCCGCGCCCGGCATTGATGATCGTGGCGCCGGGCGGCAAAAGCGCCAGCCTTTCGGCATCCAACAGGTTCCGGGTCTGGGCGGTATCGGGCAGCAGGCAGATAAGGATTTCGGCGCGGCTCAGGGCTTGGGGCAGGGCGGGACCTGCCAGAACCTCGATCCCCTGCACCGGACGTCCCGACTGCGACCAGCCGGTGACGCGAAAGCCAAGGCCCGACAGTGCTGCGGCCACGGCCCGGCCCAGCTCACCCATGCCCAGCACCGTTATCCGCCGTTGCGAGGCCAGCGGCGGTGTCAGATGGTTGCGCCAGATGCCGTCCTGCGCATAGCCGTCCATTCCCAGATGCGCCCGCAGCGCCCAGCCGGTGCAATATTCCACCATGCCCTGCGTCAGCCCCGGATCGACCATTCGGCACAGCGGCTGGGTCAAGGTGGGGTTGGTTACGATACGCTCGACCCCCGCCCACAGGCTTTGCACCACCCGCGCACGGGTGAAGGCCGAAAAGTCCAGCGTGCTGCCGTCCTCGGGGTAGCCGGGCGCGTAGATCAGCGCGTCAAAGCTGTCGGGCCTGCCTTCGCGGCACAGTTCCATCTCGGGGCAGGCGTCGCGCAGGGCCGGGGACCAGAGGTCCCATTTGCGCGCAGGGGCGGCGAAAAGAACCTTCATGCGTGCGATCCGTCAGCCACGGGGACGATGGACATGCGCCGATTGCACGATGCCAAAGGCCATCAGCAGGATCATCAGCGAGGTTCCTCCGTAACTTACCAGCGGCAGGGGCGAGCCCTTGGCGGGCAGCATGCCCATCACCGTTGCCATATTGATGGAAAAGTAAAGAAAGAACGTCCCCGCGATGCCGATGGTGACAAGGCTGGCGAAACGGTCGCGGTTGGTCAGCGCCGAATACAGACAGAACCCCAGGATCAACACGTAAAGCATCAGCAGGCTGAAGGCGCCAACAAAGCCGAACTCCTCGGCCAGCGAGGTGAAGATGAAATCGGTGTGCTTTTCAGGCAGGAAGTTCAGTCGCGATTGTGTGCCCTGCATGAAGCCGCGCCCCGACCAGCCCCCCGAACCCAGCGCGATCTGCGCCTGGGCGATATTGTAGCCCGCGCCCAGCGGGTCCGAGCCGGGGTCGAGGAAGGTGTCGATGCGGCGGAATTGATAGTCGTGCAGCAATTGCCAGTCGGTGCCCCGGCTTTCCAGCACGGTCGTGACGCCGGCAACGACGATGGCGATGACGGCGGCGAAATACCACAGGCTGACGCCCGCCGCGAACATGACGATCCCGCCGCCCGCTATCAGCATGATCGAGGTGCCAAGGTCGGGCTGCATCAGCACCAGCCCCGTCGGCAGCAGGATCAGGATGACGGGGATCAACACCCAAAGGGGGCGAGAGACCTTGTCGACCGGCAGCCAGTCGTAATAGGCCGCCAGCGTCAGCACGAATGCCACCTTGGTCAGCTCGGAGGGCTGGATGCGGATCGGCCCCAGAACCAGCCAGCGCTGCGCGCCCATGCCGACATGGCCCATCACCTCGACCAGCACCAGCAGGCCGACGCAGATCACGTATGAGGCGACCGAGATCGATCGCCAGAACCAGATCGGCACGAAGGCCAGCGCAAACATCAGCACCATGCCGGCCGCGAAACGCTCCATCTGCGGGCCGGCCCATCGGTCCAGATCGCCGCCCGAGACGGAATACAGCATCAGAAAACCGATGCAGCTTACGGCGGTAACCAGAAAGACCAGCGGCCAGTTCAGATGCAGGATCTTGCGCCAGCCCGTCGGAACCTGTGCGACATGATAGTCCAGATAGCTCATGCGTCAGGCCCTTGCACGGCCCTCGCCCTTGCGGGTCGAGGGGGTCAGCTTCATGCCCGACCAGATCTCGCGCACCTTTGCGCGCTCGCCCTCGGGATAGGCGGACAGCGGCGGCAGCCCGTCCGCCAGCGCATAAAGCAGGATATCGCGGGCGATGGGCGCGGCCACGGCGCCACCGCCGCCGCCATGTTCGACCACCACCGAAACCGCATAGCGGGGCGCGTTATAGGGGGCGAAGCAGACGAACAAAGCATGGTCGCGCCGGTTCCACGGCAACTGGTCGTTCGAAATCACGCCGCGGGCACGTTCGGCGGCGGTGATGTTGCGCACCTGACTGGTGCCGGTCTTGCCCGCCATCTGCCATTCCGGCGCAACAATGCGCGAGCGCCGTGCGGTGCCCCGCGGAGAGTTCATCACCGCGTCCATGCCACCCCTTGCCGTGCGCAGATGCAGCGGATGGATGTCCAGCGCAGGCCATTCCGGCACCTGCTCGGCCTGCCCATCGATGGCGCGCACCAGACGCGGCGAGACCGCGCGCCCCGTCGCCACCCGCGCGGTCATCACCGCAAGTTGCAGGGGCGAGGCCAGCACATAGCCCTGACCGATAGAAGCGTTAAGCGAATCGCCTACCTGCCATTCCTGGTCATAGCGCGCCCGCTTCCATGCGCGGTCAGGCGCGATGCCTTCGGCGATGGCGGACATGGGCAGGTCGTGGCGCACGCCAATCCCAAGTTGGCGCGCCATGGCGGCGATGCGGTCGATGCCGACCCGCTGCGCCAGTTCGTAATAATAGACGTCGCAGGAATGTTCCAGGCTGTGCAGGGCATCGACCATGCCATGGCCACCCCGGCTCCAGCAATGAAAGCGGCGACCGGCGACCGTCGTGTAGCCCGGGCAGTAAAAGCTGGAACCCGAGTTGATGACCCCCGATTCAAGCCCCGCCAGCAGCGTCACCATCTTGAAGGTCGAACCAGGCGGATAGACGCCTTGCACGGTCTTGTCGGCCAGCGGGCGGTGGTCGTGTTCCATCAGCGCGCGATAATCCGGCCCGGAAATGCCGCGCACGAATTTGTTGGGATCGAACACCGGCGAGGACGAGATGGCCAGAATATCGCCATTGACCACGTCCATCACCACCGCAGCGGCGCTTTCGATGCCAAGTCGCTGGGTCGCGAAATTCTGCAGCCCGGCGTCCAGCGTGGTTTGCACGGTGGCGCCCTGCTGCCCCTCTTGCCGCGACAGCTCGCGCATCTCGCGGCCGGCGCTGTTTACCTCGACCCGGCGCGAACCGGCCTTGCCGCGCAGCGCCTCTTCCAGCTTGGTCTCCATCCCGACCTTCCCCAGTTGGAATTCGGGCAGGCGCAGGACGGGATCGGGGTTCTCGATCTTGGACAGGTCGTAATCGGACACCGGGCCGACATAGCCCAGCACATGGGCGAAATCGCCGCCGCGAGGATAGCTGCGCGACAAACCAGCCTCGGGCGTCACGCCGGGCAGGGCAGGTGCATTCAACGCGATCGAGGAAAAGGCCGGCCAGCTTAACCTGTCGGCGACAAGGACCGGCGTAATGGCACTACGCTTATGGATTTCTTCAAGGATATCAGCGGCCTGCCGGTCGGTCATCGGGATGATATGGCGCAACCGCGCGATGACGGCCGAGACATCGCCGGCTTCCTCGCGGGTCAGCGTGACGCGATAGTTCTGCTCGTTGCCGGCAATGATTGTGCCGTGCCGGTCCAGAATCAGCCCCCGCGCCGGTGGCAGCAGCCGGATCTTGATCGAGTTGCCGTCCGACAGCATGCGGTATTCGTCTGCATGCTCGACCTGCATCGAGCGAAGCTTCAGCCCCAGCGCCGAGACCACCGCGGCCTGAATAACCCCCAGCATCAGCACCCGTCGGGTGATGAGACGGTTGCTTTCGACGACTTCGCGTTCGGACTTGCGCATGGCTCAGCGGTGCCTCGTGTCTAGTTCGGCGCGGTGACGCGGCAGGCCCAATGCCCAGCCGGCAAGACCCGCGACCAGCGGATAGGCGGCCAGCGTGGCGATAAATTGCAAGATGACCTGCCCAAGCGGCGGCAAGGGCAGGAAAAAGACCGCCAGCAGCATCCTGTTCGCCACCATCATCAGCGCGATGAGCATACCCACGCGCAACCATTCAATCATGAAAGGCAGTTCGCGCCAACGCTGCTCGCGCTTTCTTGCGGCCTCGGTTCCGATCACAGCCAGAGCAGCGCCCAGACCCAGCGGCCGCATGAGCAGGATGTCCTCGATCAGAAACAGAAGCGCAATGGTCAGGACCGGAACCTGCTCGGGGCGGCGCAGCACCCAGACCAGCACCAGACACAAGGCCAGGTCCGGCCCCGGCCAGCCGATGCGGCCCGGTGCCAGCGGCACGAGACGCCAGAACAGGATCGCCAGAAACAGCAGCACGAACAGTGCCTGCCCAAGGGTCCGCTGGCGGCGCGCGGGCTCAATCATCCGCGGCCTCGGAATCGGCCTCGGCGGTCGCGGCTTGCAGATCGGCAAGCGGTGGCATGGGCGGGCCGATAAAGTCCTGCCGCGGCGGCGGGATCAGCATGCCGGTATCGGCCAGTTGCTCGGCCGGATGGCTGCGCAGCACCCGCAGAAACTCCAGCCGGCCGTAATCGGCAGCCAGCCGCACCCGCAGCCGGCCGTCGCTGGCTTGCGCCACCTGTCCGACCGGCAGGCCCGGCGGGAACACTCCGCCATCGCCCGAACTGACCACCCGGTCGCCGGGCCGCAGGTTTTCGGGGCTTTCGATGAAATCCAGCGCGGGCAGGGCGGTGTTGTCGCCTGTCAGCAACGCATGCTGACCCGAAGGCAGAATGGTCACCGGGATGCGGCTGGAGGGATCTGTCAGCAGCATCACCCGGCTTGTCGATTGCCCCACGCCAGAGATGCGCCCGACCAGCCCCAGCCCGTCCATGGTCGCCCAGCCGTCGACGATCCCGTCCCGCGCGCCGACATTCAGCAGCACCGACTGCCTGAAAGCGGTGCCGCTGTCGGTCAGCACCACACCCGAGACCGAGGTCAGCGCCGGGTCGATACGCACGCTGTTTTGCGCAAGAAGCTTGGCGTTTTCCTGTTCCAGTTGCACCGCGGCCTCTTTCCAGGCCGACATCTTTTGCAACTCGCGCCGCAGTTCCTGGTTCTGCTCGTAAAGTCGGGCATAGGACTGAAAGCCCGCGACCATCCGCGAGACCCGGGTCACAGGCGCCATCACCCATTCGAAACTGGGCACGAAGCGGTCGATAAAGGCCGCACGCATCCGTTCGGCTCTGGGACTGTCGATCTGCCAGAACAGGAATACCGCCAGCAACACCAGCACCAGCAGCGAAACCAGAATGCGACGGACCGGAGCCGCGTAATCAGGGCCCTTGCGCGCCATGGGCCGAACCCGCTTAACTGTCGTAGTCGATCACGTGGCGCAGCTGCTTTTCGAATTCAAGCGCCTTGCCGGTGCCAAGCGCCACGCAACTCATCGGCTGATCGGCAAGGCTGATCATCAGGCCGGTCTGCTCGCGCAGCGCCAGATCCAGTTCGCCCAGCATCGCGCCGCCACCGGTCAGCATGACGCCGCGATCGACGATATCGGCGGCAAGGTCGGGGGGCGTTGCCTCCAGCGCCACCATCACCGATTCGCAGATCTGCTGAACCGGCTCGGACAGGGCTTCGGCGACCATGGCCTGGGTGATTTCCATCTCTTTCGGGATACCGTTCAACAGGTCGCGACCGCGCACCATGATCGCGGCTCCGCGCCCGTCGTCGGGCATGCGGGCGGTGCCGATCTGGGTCTTGATGCGCTCGGCCGTGGAATCACCGATAAGCAGGTTATGATTGCGGCGCAGATAGTTGATCAGAGCATCGTCCATCCGGTCGCCGCCAATGCGGACCGAACGGGCATAGACCACATCGCCCAAGGACAGAACGGCGACCTCGGTCGTGCCGCCACCGATGTCCACGACCATGCTGCCGGTAGGTTCGGTGATGGGCATGCCGGCACCAATCGCGGCGGCGATGGGCTCGGCAATCAGCCCGGCGCGGCGTGCACCGGCGGAAAGGACCGACTGGCGGATGGCGCGTTTCTCGACCGGGGTGGCACCATGGGGAACGCAGACGATGACCTTGGGCTTGGAAAAGCTCGTGCGCCGGAACACCTTCTTGATGAAATGCTTGATCATTTCCTCGGCGCTGTCGAAGTCGGCGATGACGCCTTCGCGCATGGGCCGGATGGCTTCGATCGAACCGGGGGTGCGGCCCAGCATCAGCTTGGCGTCCTCGCCCACGGCCAGGACCTGTTTCTTGCCGTCCTTGACGTGATAGGCAACGACCGAAGGCTCATTCAGGATGATGCCCTTGCCCTTGACGTAGATCAGCGTATTCGCGGTCCCCAGATCGATCGCGATGTCGGTGGAAAACAACCCGCCAAAGGCCATGTGAATACCCCTTTCGCCGTCCCTGCCATGACGGCCGTTTCGCCGTTCTTTTCGAACGGCCATTGCCCGATACCCCGACGAGTTGCCCCGTCGAAGGTGTCGGACATATAGGCTGTGCCCGAGCGCGGGGAAACCCGAAAAAATGAACCGCACCGTGCTGCGCAGCAACGATCCGCGTGGCCAGCCCCGTAGCTTGACCGGACGGCGCGGCCTGATAGGGTTTCGGCGGTTCGGGTGACGATAAAAGGGGCAGGGTTTGCGGGACGATATCGTGGGGATCTGCCGCTTTTCCTTTCTGGGCAGGTGCGACTGGGCCGGAACGGCGGGGCAGGCGGTCAGTATCGCCGATCTTCTGGCGCAGCGCCGCGCCATGCTTTATGCGCCCGAGCGGCTGGAGCGACGCTTTATCGCCTTTGAGACGCTGTGCCTGCCCTCGGTCATGGCACAGACCGACCCGGATTTCCGCTTCTGGATCCTGACCTCGCCCGAAATGCCGCGACCTTCGCTGGACCGGCTGCGCGATCTTTGCGCCGGAGTGCCGCAGATCCGGCTGATCGTTTCGGACAAGCGCGAGACGGTGAATGCGCTGCGCGAACCCCTGCGCGAAGCGGCCGAGGCGGCCGGCCAGCCGGTGATCCAGTTCCGGGTCGATGACGACGATGCCCTGAGCCGCCATCACGTTGACCGCATCCGTCGCCACGCCCGGCGCTTTTCAGACCTGCCGGGCTTTGCCATCAGCTATCCGCAGGGACTAGTCATGGGCAGCTATGAGGGGCAGCCGATCAGCTACTGGCGCGCGCATCAGCCCTTTCTGGGGGCAGGTGCCGCAGTGCGCATGCGCGGGCCGGGGCGCTGCATCTATGCCTATAACCACTTTCAGCTGCCCAAGCACCTTCCCGCCTTCACCGATATCGACGGTCTGGGCTATGTGCAGACACGCTGGGACGAGGGCGATTCCGTCGCCACCATCGTCGCCAAATTTCCAAAATGGTTCCAGCAACTCAGCCCGGCCGAGTTCCAGCATGAACTGGCCGACGATTTTCCCTTTCTCAAGGGCATCGACCTTGGCTTCGTAGAACGCAAAGGGGCGGCCTGACCGCCGCCCCTTGCCTTTAATCGTTCAGCATCAGTGCGAATACATGCTGACCTGCTTGGCATCGGCGCCTTCGCCGACCATGTCGCGACGCGCTTTCAACCGGTTCAGCGCCCCGACATAGGCCTTGACGCTGGCCAGGATGGTATCGGTGTCCGAGGCTTGCCCAGTCGCGATCCGCCCCTCTTCCTCCATCCGCACGGTGACGGTGGCCTGGGCGTCGGTGCCCTCGGTCACGGCGTGAACCTGATAAAGCTGCAGGCGCGCCTTGTGCGGCCAGATCATCTTGACGGCGTTGAAGCACGCATCGACCGGGCCGTCACCCTCGGCATGAACGGCCTGTTCCTCGCCGCCGACCAGCATCGTCAGATCGGCGGATTGCCCGTCGGTGCCGCAGACGACGCGCAGATGCTTGACCTGCAGATAATCGTCCTCGGTATTCGTGGTGGTATCCTGCACCAGCGCAACCAGGTCGTCGTCGTAGACCTCTTTCTTGCGATCGGCCAGCGCCTTGAAGCGGACAAATACATCCCGCAACTGGTTGTCGCCCATCTCATAACCCAGCTCTTTCAGCTTGGCGCGCAGAGCGGCACGGCCGGAATGCTTGCCCATGGCAATATTGGCCTCGTGCAGGCCGATATCGGCGGGCTTCATGATCTCGAAGGTTTCGACATTCTTCAGCACGCCATCCTGATGAATGCCGGATTCGTGCAGAAAGGCGTTCTTGCCGACCACGGCCTTGTTCGGCTGCACCAGAAAGCCCGAGGCCTGCGATACCCGGCGCGACAGGCCCATGATCTTGGTGGTGTCGATACGGGTCGTATAGGGCATGATGTCGTGACGCACCTTCAGCGCCATCACCACTTCTTCCAGCGCGGTATTGCCGGCGCGCTCGCCCAGTCCGTTGATCGTGCATTCGATCTGCCGTGCCCCTGCCTCGACTGCGGCCAGCGAGTTCGCCGTCGCCATGCCCAGATCGTTGTGGCAATGCGTGGCAAAGATCACCGTATCCGCGCCCGGCACCCGCTCCAGCAGCATACGGATCAGCTCGGCGGATTCGCGCGGCGCAGTATAACCTACGGTATCGGGGATGTTGATGGTGGTTGCGCCGCATTTGATGGCGATCTCCACTACCCGGCACAGATAGTCATGCTCGGTTCGGGTGGCATCCATGGCCGACCATTGCACGTTGTCGCACAGGTTGCGGGCATGGGTCACGGTCTCATGAATGCGCGCGGCCATCTGGTCCATGTCCAGATTGGGAATGGCGCGATGCAGCGGCGAGGTGCCGATAAAGGTGTGGATGCGCGGCTGTTTCGCGTGCCTCACGGCTTCCCAGCAACGGTCGATATCGGGGATTTGGGCGCGGGCCAGACCGCAGATCACCGAGTTCTTCGCGCGCTTCGCAATCTCCGAAACAGCGGCGAAATCGCCTTCCGAGGCGATGGGGAAACCGGCCTCGATCACATCGACGCCCATCTCGTCCAGCATTTCGGCGATGTCCAGCTTTTCGGTATGGCTCATGGTGGCGCCGGGCGACTGCTCGCCATCGCGCAGCGTGGTGTCAAAAATCAATACGCGGTTCGGATCGGTCATTTGGGAATCCTTCTTCAAGCTTGCAGGGTCCGGGCACGAACCTGACTGAGCGGCGGCCCGGAGACCCGCTCAGCGCAGCGTAAGAAGAAGGAGACCGCGGAGGTTCACAGCAGGCCGCGTGCCGTCATGGGCGTGCGGGTCCGTGGCAATGATCTGCTGCATCCGAGTCATGGCGCGGACTATAAGTCCGCCGCCACCCGCTTGAAAAGACAAAAAACACGCAGGATTTGAAATCATCCGCCCGGAGCCGCACAGATGCACCGCCACACCGCGCAGATTTCTTCGTTGCCCAAATACCCATGCGGCCGCGCCAACTGCGCAACGCCTCAAAGTGCGCGCCAGCCGATGTCGCGGCGGCAGAACCCCTGCGGCCAGTCGATGGAATCGACCAGTGCATAGGCGCGCTCATGCGCCTCGGCCAGCGTCGCGCCACGCGCGGTCGCGGCCAGCACCCGACCGCCGGTAGCAACGATCTGCCCCCCCCGACGTACGGTCCCGGCGTGAAAGACCATGCGGAAACTATCCTCGGCCAGAGTATCCAGCCCACGGATTACGCTGCCCTTTTCATAAGCACCGGGATAGCCCTGCGCGGCCAGAACCACGGTCAGGGCATGATCATCCGCCCAACTGACCGTCATGCCGGAAAGCCGGCCCTCGGCGCAGGCAAGGATCAGGTCCAGCGCCTGCGCGCCCAGCCGCATCATCAGCACCTGGCATTCGGGATCGCCGAAGCGGACATTGTATTCCACCAGCCGCGCGCGACCGTCCGCGATCATCAAGCCCACGTAAAGCACGCCCTGGAACGGTGTGCCGCGCCGCGCCATCTCGGCCACGGTTGGGCGCACGATCTGATCCATCACCTGATCCTGCAGGGCTTGGGTCAGCACAGGCGCAGGGGAATAGGCCCCCATGCCGCCGGTGTTCGGCCCGGTGTCGCCGTCGCCCACACGCTTGTGATCCTGAGCCGTGCCGATGGGCAGACAGTCCTTGCCATCGCACAGGACGAAAAAGCTCGCCTCCTCGCCTTCCATGAACTCCTCGATCACCACCTCGGCGCCCGCATCGCCGAACGCGCCGCCGAAAGCATCATCCACGGCGGCAATGGCTTCGGCCTCGGTCATCGCAACCGTGACACCTTTGCCGGCGGCAAGCCCGTCCGCCTTGATGACGATGGGCGCGCCCTTTTCACGGATATAGGCGCGCGCCGGGTCGGCGGCGTCAAAGCGCGCCCATGCTGCGGTAGGTGCGCCGCAGGCATCGCAAACCTCTTTGGTAAAGCTTTTCGAGGCTTCCAGCATCGCGGCCGCCCTGGACGGGCCAAAGGCCAGTATTCCGGCCGCCCGCAAAAGATCGGCTATGCCCGCCGCCAGCGGGGCCTCGGGGCCGATCACCACCAGATCGATGGCATTTTCTTCGCAAAAGCCGATCACGGCGGGGCCGGACAGGATGTCCAGATCCGCAAGCCGCGCCATATGCTCCATCCCGGCGTTGCCCGGCGCGACGAACAACCGGTCGCATTTGGGATTTTGCCGGATCGCCCAGGCCAGCGCATGTTCGCGCCCGCCGCTGCCCAAGATCAGGATGTTCATGCGAAAGGCCCCTTTGCGAATGTCTGGGGCCTTCTAGGAACTGGTCCGCGCGGGATCAATAGCCAAGGCATCCGGCCCCTTGATCCCACGCGCACCACGCGCCACAACCGGGGTATGGAACTTTTCGAAGACACCGCCCCCAGCAATATCCATGAATTCACCGTATCCGAGATTTCGGGGGCGGTGAAACGCGTGCTGGAAGGGGAATTTGGCCGCGTCCGGGTGCGGGGCGAGATCGGCCGCGTCTCGCGCCCCTCGTCGGGGCATCTTTACTTTGATCTCAAGGACGACCGCGCGGTGATTTCGGCCGTGACCTGGAAAGGGCAGGCGGCGCGTTTGTCCACCCGCCCCGAAGAGGGGATCGAGGTCATCGCCACCGGCCGGCTGACCACATTTCCCGGCCAGTCGAAATATCAGCTGATCGTCGAAGAGATCGAGCCGGCCGGCGCCGGCGCCCTGATGATGATGTTGGAAAAGCGCCGCAAGGCGCTGGCGGCCGAGGGGCTTTTCGACGAATCCCGCAAGCGCCCGCTGCCTTATCTGCCGAGGGTGATTGGTGTGGTGACCTCGCCCTCGGGTGCGGTAATCCGCGATATCCTGCACCGGCTGCGCGACCGTTTCCCAACGCATGTGCTGATCTGGCCCGTGGCCGTGCAGGGCGAGGCCTGCGCACCTCAGGTCACTGCCGCGATCCAAGGCTTCAACGCGCTGCCCAAGGACGGCCCTGTCCCGCGCCCCGACCTGATCATTGTCGCACGCGGCGGCGGCAGCCTTGAAGATCTGTGGGGCTTCAACGAGGAGGCGGTGGTCCGTGCCGCAGCCGACAGCCAGATCCCGCTGATCTCGGCCGTGGGGCACGAAACGGACACCACGTTGATCGACTTCGCCTCGGATCGCCGCGCGCCGACGCCCACCGCCGCTGCCGAGATGGCAGTGCCGGTGCGTGCCGAACTGGCCGCCCGCGTGACCGAGATTCAGGTCCGCATGATGCGCGCCGCGCAGACCCGCAGCCAGCGCCAGCGCCAGCGGCTGACGGATCTGGGCCGCGCGCTTGGCCGGCCGCAGGCGCTGACTGCCCCGGCCCGGCAGCGGTTCGACCTGTTCGCCGAACGGCTGGAGCCGGCGCTAAGGGGTTTCGTACGCGCCCGCCGCGACCGGTTGAGCGCGCTGCCGCTGTCGCTTTCGGCTTTGCGCGGCATGCTGCGCAACCGCAGCGATACGCTGCAAGCGCAGGCACAACGTCTGCCGCTGTGTCTGGCCCGGCTTAATCAGCGCCGGGCCGAACGTCTGGCCGATCTGGGCCATCGGCTGGAGCGGGCGCGGGGAAGAA
This window harbors:
- a CDS encoding rod shape-determining protein; the encoded protein is MAFGGLFSTDIAIDLGTANTLIYVKGKGIILNEPSVVAYHVKDGKKQVLAVGEDAKLMLGRTPGSIEAIRPMREGVIADFDSAEEMIKHFIKKVFRRTSFSKPKVIVCVPHGATPVEKRAIRQSVLSAGARRAGLIAEPIAAAIGAGMPITEPTGSMVVDIGGGTTEVAVLSLGDVVYARSVRIGGDRMDDALINYLRRNHNLLIGDSTAERIKTQIGTARMPDDGRGAAIMVRGRDLLNGIPKEMEITQAMVAEALSEPVQQICESVMVALEATPPDLAADIVDRGVMLTGGGAMLGELDLALREQTGLMISLADQPMSCVALGTGKALEFEKQLRHVIDYDS
- a CDS encoding putative rhamnosyl transferase, whose translation is MRDDIVGICRFSFLGRCDWAGTAGQAVSIADLLAQRRAMLYAPERLERRFIAFETLCLPSVMAQTDPDFRFWILTSPEMPRPSLDRLRDLCAGVPQIRLIVSDKRETVNALREPLREAAEAAGQPVIQFRVDDDDALSRHHVDRIRRHARRFSDLPGFAISYPQGLVMGSYEGQPISYWRAHQPFLGAGAAVRMRGPGRCIYAYNHFQLPKHLPAFTDIDGLGYVQTRWDEGDSVATIVAKFPKWFQQLSPAEFQHELADDFPFLKGIDLGFVERKGAA
- a CDS encoding 2-isopropylmalate synthase; protein product: MTDPNRVLIFDTTLRDGEQSPGATMSHTEKLDIAEMLDEMGVDVIEAGFPIASEGDFAAVSEIAKRAKNSVICGLARAQIPDIDRCWEAVRHAKQPRIHTFIGTSPLHRAIPNLDMDQMAARIHETVTHARNLCDNVQWSAMDATRTEHDYLCRVVEIAIKCGATTINIPDTVGYTAPRESAELIRMLLERVPGADTVIFATHCHNDLGMATANSLAAVEAGARQIECTINGLGERAGNTALEEVVMALKVRHDIMPYTTRIDTTKIMGLSRRVSQASGFLVQPNKAVVGKNAFLHESGIHQDGVLKNVETFEIMKPADIGLHEANIAMGKHSGRAALRAKLKELGYEMGDNQLRDVFVRFKALADRKKEVYDDDLVALVQDTTTNTEDDYLQVKHLRVVCGTDGQSADLTMLVGGEEQAVHAEGDGPVDACFNAVKMIWPHKARLQLYQVHAVTEGTDAQATVTVRMEEEGRIATGQASDTDTILASVKAYVGALNRLKARRDMVGEGADAKQVSMYSH
- the purD gene encoding phosphoribosylamine--glycine ligase, with product MNILILGSGGREHALAWAIRQNPKCDRLFVAPGNAGMEHMARLADLDILSGPAVIGFCEENAIDLVVIGPEAPLAAGIADLLRAAGILAFGPSRAAAMLEASKSFTKEVCDACGAPTAAWARFDAADPARAYIREKGAPIVIKADGLAAGKGVTVAMTEAEAIAAVDDAFGGAFGDAGAEVVIEEFMEGEEASFFVLCDGKDCLPIGTAQDHKRVGDGDTGPNTGGMGAYSPAPVLTQALQDQVMDQIVRPTVAEMARRGTPFQGVLYVGLMIADGRARLVEYNVRFGDPECQVLMMRLGAQALDLILACAEGRLSGMTVSWADDHALTVVLAAQGYPGAYEKGSVIRGLDTLAEDSFRMVFHAGTVRRGGQIVATGGRVLAATARGATLAEAHERAYALVDSIDWPQGFCRRDIGWRAL
- the xseA gene encoding exodeoxyribonuclease VII large subunit; the protein is MELFEDTAPSNIHEFTVSEISGAVKRVLEGEFGRVRVRGEIGRVSRPSSGHLYFDLKDDRAVISAVTWKGQAARLSTRPEEGIEVIATGRLTTFPGQSKYQLIVEEIEPAGAGALMMMLEKRRKALAAEGLFDESRKRPLPYLPRVIGVVTSPSGAVIRDILHRLRDRFPTHVLIWPVAVQGEACAPQVTAAIQGFNALPKDGPVPRPDLIIVARGGGSLEDLWGFNEEAVVRAAADSQIPLISAVGHETDTTLIDFASDRRAPTPTAAAEMAVPVRAELAARVTEIQVRMMRAAQTRSQRQRQRLTDLGRALGRPQALTAPARQRFDLFAERLEPALRGFVRARRDRLSALPLSLSALRGMLRNRSDTLQAQAQRLPLCLARLNQRRAERLADLGHRLERARGRMLADTARQIARDRGTLDRRAARLSAVAVRILPPRREALERLDRLRQTLGYRETLRRGFAVVHGPSGLLVSATEAAQAPRFEIEFLDGRLVARPDTPPAKSPRKPPEPKGQKSLF